The Salinibaculum sp. SYNS191 genome has a window encoding:
- a CDS encoding histidine kinase N-terminal 7TM domain-containing protein → MDITDWYVLALLGSVVATLLAAWATWRNREQAGAVPLVWLLVGAALWSGCDLATQLSASPELDLLLNKALYAGMVVVVNGYVLFGLEFIGRGDLLTRRTVAALAIEPGLLLGLLVYDPTGGALVREMVGSGGVATAGPAFLAHAAYSYLLVAVTTGLLFRTALQTRGLYVWQFAALLTGVFVPIFANALYLFDFLTVDVTPLAFSVTGVALFMSIRWAGFMDVVPVARDMVVDTIDDAMVVVDQQGRIIDYNTAFEPVIDGDSPAIGTLIDSILGDYPALQAAIEADADGAIVGVSTPAGKRDFEVTVSAVEDQRGDRLGRVVLLHDVTERERQRRELERQNEQLDQFASIISHDLRNPLNVAAGRTSLAKETGDLSHLEDVEDAHERMHQLIDDVLDLARHGRDLDETTPVALTDVATQAWAHVDTGEATLETDANVTIVADEGRLRQVFENLFRNAVEHASPAAELADAVGRTTRSVTVRVGSTDDGYYVADDGPGIPEDERDAVFDAGHTSADDGTGFGLAIVDEIAQAHGWNVRITESWAGGARFEFSNVERVREQMPA, encoded by the coding sequence GTGGACATCACCGACTGGTACGTCCTCGCGCTGCTGGGGTCGGTCGTCGCGACGCTGCTGGCGGCGTGGGCGACGTGGCGCAACCGCGAGCAGGCGGGTGCGGTCCCGCTGGTCTGGCTACTGGTCGGTGCAGCGCTGTGGAGCGGCTGTGACCTCGCGACGCAACTGTCGGCGAGTCCCGAACTCGACCTCCTCCTGAACAAGGCCCTGTACGCGGGGATGGTCGTCGTCGTCAACGGCTACGTCCTGTTCGGCCTGGAGTTCATCGGCCGCGGCGACCTGCTCACGCGACGGACCGTGGCGGCACTCGCAATCGAGCCCGGCCTGCTGCTCGGGCTGCTGGTGTACGACCCAACAGGCGGCGCGCTCGTCCGGGAGATGGTCGGCAGCGGCGGGGTAGCGACCGCCGGCCCGGCGTTCCTGGCGCACGCGGCGTACTCCTATCTGCTCGTCGCGGTGACGACCGGGTTGCTGTTTCGGACGGCACTCCAGACCCGGGGGCTGTACGTCTGGCAGTTCGCCGCCCTGCTGACCGGCGTCTTCGTGCCGATTTTCGCCAACGCGCTGTACCTGTTCGACTTCCTGACCGTCGACGTGACGCCGCTGGCGTTCAGCGTCACCGGCGTCGCCCTGTTCATGTCCATCCGGTGGGCTGGGTTCATGGACGTCGTACCGGTCGCCCGCGACATGGTGGTCGACACCATCGACGACGCGATGGTCGTCGTCGACCAGCAGGGACGCATCATCGACTACAACACGGCGTTCGAGCCGGTCATCGACGGCGACAGCCCGGCTATCGGGACGCTCATCGACAGCATCCTGGGGGACTACCCCGCGCTGCAGGCCGCCATCGAGGCCGACGCTGACGGGGCCATAGTGGGGGTTTCGACCCCCGCGGGCAAGCGCGACTTCGAGGTGACGGTCTCGGCGGTCGAGGACCAGCGGGGGGACCGCCTCGGCCGGGTCGTCCTGTTGCACGACGTGACCGAGCGCGAGCGCCAGCGCCGCGAACTCGAACGCCAGAACGAGCAACTCGACCAGTTCGCCAGCATCATCTCCCACGACCTGCGCAACCCGCTGAACGTCGCCGCCGGCCGGACGAGCCTCGCGAAGGAGACCGGCGACCTCTCGCACCTGGAGGACGTCGAGGACGCCCACGAGCGGATGCACCAGCTCATCGACGACGTGCTCGACCTCGCACGCCACGGGCGGGACCTCGACGAAACCACCCCTGTCGCACTCACTGACGTCGCGACCCAGGCCTGGGCCCACGTCGACACCGGCGAGGCGACGCTGGAGACGGACGCGAACGTCACCATCGTCGCCGACGAGGGTCGCCTGCGCCAGGTGTTCGAGAACCTCTTTCGCAACGCCGTGGAACACGCGTCCCCGGCGGCAGAACTGGCCGACGCCGTCGGGCGAACCACCCGGTCGGTGACGGTGCGCGTCGGGTCGACGGACGACGGGTACTACGTCGCCGACGACGGCCCCGGTATCCCCGAGGACGAGCGCGACGCCGTCTTCGACGCCGGCCACACCAGCGCGGACGACGGGACGGGGTTCGGCCTCGCTATCGTCGACGAGATAGCGCAGGCTCACGGGTGGAACGTGCGCATTACCGAGAGCTGGGCCGGCGGGGCCCGCTTCGAGTTCAGCAACGTCGAGCGCGTCCGCGAGCAGATGCCGGCCTGA
- a CDS encoding SDR family oxidoreductase encodes MDLDLDDADALCTAASSGLGLASAEALAREGANVAVCGRTEAHLDDARETLRAAGTGDVLAVQADITDPDHVAAFVEQTAEEFGGIDHVVTSAGGPPSGPFEDIADRDWYQAYDMLVMSAVWTLREAAPHLRASDAGSVTAITSRSVREVLDGLLLSNAVRRAVVGLVKTVSHEMAPDIRANAVLPGAHETGRIEDLIEAAVERGEFPDYEAGYRDWAADVPLERIGDPEELGDVVAFLASPRASYVNGAALAVDGGSLRSV; translated from the coding sequence ATGGACCTCGACCTCGACGACGCCGACGCACTGTGTACTGCCGCCAGCAGCGGTCTCGGCCTCGCCAGCGCCGAGGCACTCGCCCGCGAGGGGGCGAACGTCGCCGTCTGTGGCCGGACCGAAGCACACCTCGACGACGCTCGCGAGACGCTGCGGGCGGCCGGTACCGGAGACGTCCTGGCGGTACAGGCCGACATCACCGACCCCGACCACGTCGCGGCCTTCGTCGAGCAGACGGCCGAGGAGTTCGGCGGCATCGACCACGTCGTCACGAGCGCCGGCGGCCCGCCGAGCGGCCCCTTCGAGGACATCGCCGACCGCGACTGGTACCAGGCCTACGACATGCTCGTGATGAGCGCCGTCTGGACGCTCCGCGAGGCAGCACCGCATCTCCGCGCGTCCGATGCCGGCTCCGTTACCGCCATCACCTCCCGCTCTGTCCGGGAGGTGCTGGACGGGCTGTTGCTCTCGAACGCCGTTCGCCGGGCCGTCGTCGGCCTCGTCAAGACTGTCTCACACGAGATGGCACCGGACATCCGCGCCAACGCCGTCCTGCCTGGCGCACACGAGACGGGCCGCATCGAGGACCTCATCGAGGCGGCCGTCGAGCGCGGCGAGTTCCCGGACTACGAGGCCGGCTACCGCGACTGGGCCGCGGACGTGCCCCTCGAACGCATCGGCGACCCCGAGGAACTCGGCGACGTGGTGGCGTTCCTGGCGAGTCCCCGCGCCAGCTACGTCAACGGTGCGGCGCTGGCCGTCGACGGCGGGTCGCTCCGGAGCGTCTGA
- a CDS encoding TRAM domain-containing protein: MSDCPLADECPSFSERIEGMGCQHYGDRGGKEWCNHYSQPIEDLKSQPVKVGEELEVTVEDIHESGAGVGRTEDGFIVMIDGVLPPARSLVKVTKVHSNHARAEEIERLELDEEEGDDDADDAEAEDEVDDGEDEDEGPRLGSRDNFWGS; this comes from the coding sequence ATGTCCGACTGTCCACTCGCCGACGAGTGCCCCAGTTTCTCCGAACGAATCGAGGGTATGGGGTGTCAGCACTACGGCGACCGGGGCGGCAAGGAGTGGTGCAACCACTACAGCCAGCCCATCGAAGACCTCAAATCGCAGCCGGTCAAGGTCGGCGAGGAACTGGAGGTCACCGTCGAGGACATCCACGAGAGCGGCGCGGGCGTCGGTCGCACCGAGGACGGTTTCATCGTCATGATAGACGGCGTCCTGCCGCCGGCCCGTTCGCTGGTGAAGGTGACGAAGGTCCACTCGAACCACGCCCGCGCGGAGGAAATCGAACGGCTCGAACTCGACGAGGAGGAGGGAGACGACGACGCAGACGACGCCGAGGCGGAGGACGAGGTCGACGACGGGGAGGACGAGGACGAGGGGCCACGTCTCGGCAGCCGGGACAACTTCTGGGGCAGCTAG
- a CDS encoding radical SAM protein yields the protein MISKGCEQCAKGGKMVIFVYGYCDQRDCFYCPLGENRKNVTDVYANEREVERDQDIIDEARRMDALGSSITGGEPQEVLERTCRYISLLKEEFGEDHHVHLYTGITGGRENMRRLAEAGLDEIRFHPPFEQWGDLHGTEWEDILYVAREEGITPAFEIPGIRAEEEFLDFLDEGAADFCNINEFEMSQGNFRRMQEEGYELREGHMSAVEGSHDILETMGDHEQVYFCTSVFKDAAQHRNRLKRMAKNVRRPFDEITDDGTIVYGKTWVDSARFADLGVPEEYYTAKSDHVELAWWLLEEMVEEGDLPKGEIVEQYPTVEGTVVERTPVVGTESAGADESASAD from the coding sequence ATGATTTCCAAGGGCTGTGAACAGTGCGCGAAAGGCGGCAAGATGGTCATCTTCGTCTACGGCTACTGCGACCAGCGCGACTGCTTCTACTGCCCGCTCGGCGAGAACCGCAAGAACGTCACCGACGTCTACGCCAACGAGCGCGAGGTCGAGCGCGACCAGGACATAATCGACGAGGCCCGTCGGATGGACGCGCTCGGTTCGTCCATCACCGGCGGCGAACCCCAGGAGGTTCTAGAGCGGACCTGCCGGTACATCTCACTGCTGAAAGAGGAGTTCGGCGAGGACCACCACGTCCACCTCTACACCGGCATCACCGGCGGTCGCGAGAACATGCGCCGCCTGGCCGAGGCCGGCCTCGACGAGATACGCTTTCACCCACCGTTCGAGCAGTGGGGTGACCTCCACGGCACGGAGTGGGAGGACATCCTCTACGTCGCCCGCGAGGAGGGCATCACGCCCGCCTTCGAGATTCCGGGCATCCGCGCCGAGGAGGAGTTCCTGGACTTCCTCGACGAGGGCGCTGCGGACTTTTGCAACATCAACGAGTTCGAGATGAGCCAGGGGAACTTCCGCCGGATGCAGGAGGAAGGCTACGAACTCCGCGAGGGCCACATGAGTGCCGTCGAAGGCAGCCACGACATCCTGGAGACGATGGGCGACCACGAGCAGGTCTACTTCTGCACCTCGGTGTTCAAGGACGCCGCCCAGCACCGCAACCGCCTGAAGCGGATGGCGAAGAACGTCCGCCGCCCGTTCGACGAAATTACCGACGACGGCACTATCGTCTACGGGAAGACCTGGGTCGACTCCGCCCGCTTCGCGGACCTGGGCGTCCCCGAGGAGTACTACACGGCAAAGAGCGACCACGTCGAACTCGCCTGGTGGCTGCTGGAGGAGATGGTCGAGGAGGGCGACCTGCCGAAGGGGGAAATCGTCGAGCAGTACCCGACGGTCGAGGGAACGGTCGTGGAACGGACGCCGGTCGTGGGAACCGAGTCTGCAGGGGCAGACGAGTCGGCGTCGGCCGACTAG
- a CDS encoding FAD-dependent oxidoreductase, which produces MTDPVVVVGGDAAGMSAASKFKRDAPGREVVVFEKGEWVSYGACGLPYYVKGEVETLEDLVSVPAEAFREERDVDLRTGHEVTAIDRDARTVTVEGPEGTFEQAYSDLLIATGAHALTPPLDGMDLDGVFTLHDMNDAPRIRQFLGMDTPTASLPDLGYGEAAAAYAELEAPDAVAIIGGGYIGIEMAEAFAEHDLQVHLFEMLPHTLQPFGPEAAAVVEEHLREQGVEVHLDTAVDGFLGEDAVSAVAAGDLEVDVDLALVGAGVAPNTDFAEAAGIELGETGAIATDEYGRTNDEHVYAAGDCAEATHVVTGDPDHVPLALTANRAGRAIGATLAGDPTPVGEIAGTAVLKAFDLEVARTGIIDEERAREAGFDPVSVTIDAESRAHYYPGGQEIQIHLVGDRDSGRVLGASMVGREGVAKRIDTVATALHAEMTVDQLSYLDLAYAPPFSPVWDPVLTAGKVLAGKLD; this is translated from the coding sequence ATGACAGACCCAGTGGTCGTCGTCGGCGGTGACGCAGCGGGGATGAGCGCCGCGAGCAAGTTCAAGCGCGACGCGCCCGGCCGGGAGGTCGTCGTCTTCGAGAAGGGCGAGTGGGTCTCCTACGGGGCCTGCGGCCTGCCCTACTACGTCAAGGGCGAGGTAGAGACGCTGGAGGACCTGGTGTCGGTACCGGCCGAGGCCTTCCGCGAGGAGCGAGACGTCGACCTCCGGACCGGTCACGAGGTGACGGCCATCGACCGCGACGCCCGCACCGTCACCGTCGAGGGTCCCGAGGGCACGTTCGAGCAGGCCTACAGCGACCTCCTGATTGCGACCGGTGCCCACGCCCTCACACCCCCGCTCGACGGGATGGACCTCGACGGCGTGTTCACGCTGCACGATATGAACGACGCGCCGCGCATCCGGCAGTTCCTCGGGATGGACACCCCCACGGCGTCGCTCCCGGACCTGGGCTACGGCGAGGCCGCCGCGGCGTACGCGGAACTGGAAGCGCCGGACGCCGTCGCCATCATCGGCGGCGGCTACATCGGTATCGAGATGGCCGAAGCCTTCGCCGAGCACGACCTCCAGGTTCACCTCTTCGAGATGCTGCCGCACACGCTCCAGCCGTTCGGGCCGGAAGCCGCCGCCGTCGTCGAGGAACACCTCCGCGAGCAGGGCGTCGAGGTCCACCTCGACACGGCCGTCGACGGCTTCCTCGGTGAGGACGCGGTCTCGGCGGTCGCTGCCGGCGACCTGGAAGTCGACGTCGACCTGGCGCTGGTCGGGGCTGGCGTCGCACCGAACACCGACTTCGCGGAGGCGGCGGGCATCGAACTCGGCGAGACTGGCGCTATCGCGACCGACGAGTACGGCCGGACGAACGACGAACACGTCTACGCGGCCGGCGACTGCGCCGAGGCGACCCACGTCGTGACCGGCGACCCCGACCACGTGCCGCTCGCGCTGACCGCCAACCGCGCCGGCCGCGCCATCGGCGCGACGCTTGCGGGCGACCCCACGCCGGTCGGGGAAATCGCGGGCACGGCCGTTCTGAAGGCCTTCGACCTCGAAGTCGCCCGGACGGGCATCATCGACGAGGAGCGCGCCCGCGAGGCCGGCTTCGACCCGGTCAGCGTCACCATCGACGCCGAGTCCCGCGCCCACTACTACCCCGGCGGGCAGGAAATCCAGATTCACCTCGTCGGTGACCGCGACAGCGGCCGCGTCCTCGGCGCCAGCATGGTCGGCCGCGAGGGCGTCGCCAAGCGCATCGACACCGTGGCGACGGCGCTCCACGCGGAGATGACTGTCGACCAGCTATCGTACCTCGACCTCGCGTACGCGCCCCCGTTCAGCCCGGTCTGGGACCCGGTGCTGACCGCGGGGAAGGTCCTTGCGGGCAAACTCGACTGA
- a CDS encoding DUF1684 domain-containing protein: MSWKEEIARQRERKEQYFGGDPRSPLPPDEREAFDGLNYYPIDESYRYELSLQEYDEPEPVVVGTSTDGEQEYLAWGEFTFTVDGEDVSLVAYRSDADEDRLWVPFRDATSGEETYGAGRYIDLEPEHHRTADGEWILDFNEAYNPTCAYSDRYECPLPPTENWLEVAIEAGEKDYDGVGH; encoded by the coding sequence ATGTCCTGGAAAGAGGAGATAGCGCGCCAGCGCGAGCGGAAAGAGCAGTACTTCGGCGGGGACCCCCGGTCGCCGCTCCCGCCGGACGAACGGGAGGCGTTCGACGGGCTGAACTACTACCCGATAGACGAGTCGTACCGGTACGAACTGTCGCTGCAGGAGTACGACGAGCCGGAGCCGGTCGTCGTCGGAACGAGCACCGACGGCGAGCAGGAGTACCTGGCGTGGGGCGAGTTCACGTTCACCGTCGACGGCGAGGACGTGAGCCTGGTCGCGTACAGGTCCGACGCCGACGAGGACCGCCTGTGGGTGCCCTTCAGGGACGCGACCAGCGGCGAGGAGACCTACGGCGCGGGGCGGTACATCGACCTCGAACCCGAGCACCACCGGACGGCGGACGGGGAGTGGATACTCGACTTCAACGAGGCGTACAACCCGACCTGCGCGTACTCGGACCGCTACGAGTGTCCGCTCCCGCCGACGGAGAACTGGCTGGAGGTGGCGATCGAGGCCGGCGAGAAGGACTACGACGGCGTCGGCCACTGA